The following are encoded in a window of Thiohalophilus sp. genomic DNA:
- a CDS encoding flagellar basal body L-ring protein FlgH: MNSKMILMFAGCLLLANGCTFVPKKTAEEKSYEPAEPIVVNVPRKDNGAIYQPGMRVSLFENPTASRVGDILTIQLEEQTSASASSSTNSAKDQQVDMPGPELAGDQVTQNGKPILQNNLGANRQFNGQGDSEMSSSFEGTLSVTVHKVLANGNLVVRGQKILLLNQSDEYIRFMGIVRPQDVEPDNTVSSHRVADVRVAYSGEGFIASANSMGPLARFFQGPTWPY, encoded by the coding sequence ATGAATAGCAAAATGATCCTTATGTTCGCCGGATGCCTGTTGCTGGCCAACGGCTGTACCTTTGTGCCGAAAAAAACCGCCGAGGAAAAAAGCTACGAACCCGCCGAGCCGATCGTGGTCAATGTGCCGCGCAAGGATAATGGCGCTATTTATCAACCGGGCATGCGGGTCAGCTTGTTTGAAAACCCGACAGCCAGCCGTGTCGGCGATATTCTGACTATACAACTGGAAGAGCAAACCAGCGCGAGCGCCAGCTCCAGTACCAACAGCGCCAAGGATCAACAGGTCGATATGCCCGGGCCGGAGCTGGCGGGGGATCAGGTGACCCAGAACGGCAAGCCGATATTGCAGAACAACCTGGGCGCCAACCGGCAATTTAACGGGCAGGGCGACAGTGAGATGAGCAGCTCGTTCGAGGGCACGTTGAGTGTCACCGTGCACAAGGTACTGGCCAACGGTAATCTGGTGGTCCGGGGGCAGAAAATATTGCTGCTGAACCAGTCCGATGAATATATCCGTTTTATGGGCATCGTCCGGCCTCAGGATGTCGAACCCGACAACACGGTCTCATCGCACCGGGTGGCGGATGTTCGGGTGGCCTATTCCGGCGAGGGGTTCATTGCCTCGGCCAACAGCATGGGTCCGCTGGCCCGATTCTTCCAGGGGCCGACCTGGCCGTATTAA
- the flgF gene encoding flagellar basal-body rod protein FlgF, which produces MDRMLYVAMTGARQTMQAQTVNANNIANVNTTGFRQDLAAMRSMPVYGPGMPTRVYGMTEKPGTDLNPGSLMTTGRSLDVALKGQGWIAVQGQDGNEAYTRAGDLQVTSTGLLQTGAGHLVMGEAGPISLPPSSKVEIGGDGTISLIAQGDEAANMQEVDRIKLVNPPADELYKGEDGLMRLAEGEQAQADANVRLAVGALESSNVNIAEALVNMIDLARQFEMQVKMMKTAERNDQKAAQIMQMS; this is translated from the coding sequence ATGGATCGGATGCTTTATGTGGCCATGACCGGCGCCCGCCAGACCATGCAGGCGCAAACGGTGAATGCCAATAACATTGCCAACGTCAACACGACCGGGTTCCGGCAGGATCTGGCCGCCATGCGCAGCATGCCGGTCTACGGGCCGGGCATGCCCACCCGGGTTTATGGCATGACGGAAAAGCCGGGCACGGATCTGAATCCCGGTTCATTGATGACCACCGGCCGGTCACTGGATGTGGCACTCAAGGGGCAGGGCTGGATCGCCGTACAGGGGCAGGATGGCAATGAAGCCTATACCCGTGCCGGTGATCTGCAGGTCACCAGTACCGGCCTGTTGCAAACCGGTGCAGGGCATCTGGTGATGGGCGAAGCCGGTCCGATCAGCCTGCCGCCGAGCAGCAAAGTCGAAATTGGCGGTGATGGCACCATTAGTCTGATTGCGCAGGGTGATGAAGCGGCGAATATGCAGGAAGTGGATCGTATCAAGCTGGTCAATCCACCAGCGGATGAGCTCTACAAGGGCGAGGACGGTCTGATGCGCCTTGCCGAGGGGGAGCAGGCGCAGGCGGATGCCAATGTGCGGCTGGCCGTCGGCGCGCTGGAGTCGAGTAACGTCAATATTGCCGAGGCGCTGGTTAACATGATCGATCTGGCCCGGCAGTTTGAAATGCAGGTCAAGATGATGAAGACCGCCGAACGCAATGATCAAAAAGCGGCACAGATAATGCAAATGAGTTAA
- a CDS encoding chemotaxis protein, which yields MAGLLDGVDQRTNLVGENRLELLMFRLGGRQRYGINVFKIHEVIQCPPLNRMVHSNPMVCGITHLRGRTIPVIDLAKAIGKRGVDKCEDAFVIVTEYNRSIQGFLVSNVERIINLNWEEIKAPPSGLGKNSYMTAVTHVEDDMVEIIDVEKVLADLVGTLAELDKPEQYRGGSQQPVRILVVDDSSVARNQITRTLEQMGMQPIVGKNGREGLQLLKDMLGSGQLVDAVISDVEMPEMDGYTLTQEIRQNEQLRQLPVLLHTSLSGVFNNAMIKKVGADKFVPKFQADELAKEVVNLLQEKQIL from the coding sequence ATGGCGGGCTTGCTCGACGGCGTGGACCAACGAACCAATCTGGTGGGAGAAAACCGACTGGAACTGCTGATGTTCCGGCTGGGCGGCCGGCAGCGTTACGGCATCAATGTCTTCAAGATTCATGAAGTGATTCAATGCCCACCGCTGAACCGGATGGTGCATAGCAATCCCATGGTGTGCGGTATCACGCATCTGCGTGGGCGGACGATACCCGTCATCGATCTGGCCAAGGCAATCGGTAAACGGGGTGTGGACAAGTGCGAGGACGCGTTTGTTATCGTGACCGAGTATAACCGCTCAATCCAGGGTTTTCTGGTCAGTAATGTCGAGCGCATCATCAATCTCAACTGGGAAGAGATCAAGGCGCCACCGAGTGGGCTGGGCAAGAACAGTTACATGACGGCCGTGACACATGTGGAAGATGACATGGTCGAAATCATCGATGTCGAAAAAGTCCTGGCCGATCTGGTGGGTACCCTCGCCGAACTCGACAAACCCGAGCAGTATCGGGGCGGTTCGCAACAACCGGTGCGGATACTGGTCGTGGATGATTCCAGCGTGGCCCGTAACCAGATCACCCGCACCCTGGAACAGATGGGGATGCAGCCGATCGTTGGTAAAAACGGTCGCGAAGGGTTGCAGTTATTAAAAGACATGCTTGGCTCGGGGCAGCTGGTCGATGCCGTGATCTCGGATGTGGAAATGCCGGAAATGGATGGGTATACCCTGACGCAGGAGATTCGACAAAATGAACAATTGCGTCAACTGCCGGTATTGCTGCATACCTCATTAAGTGGTGTCTTCAACAATGCCATGATCAAAAAAGTCGGGGCCGATAAATTCGTGCCAAAATTCCAGGCGGATGAGCTGGCGAAAGAAGTCGTCAACCTGTTGCAGGAAAAGCAAATACTCTGA
- the flgE gene encoding flagellar hook protein FlgE: MPFRSALSGINAASEDLKVIGNNVSNASTSGFKKARAEFADVYAATQGGSSNAIGSGVRLASVNQNFGQGNIEFTDNKMDLAINGRGFFVLDNNGTREYTRAGSFQVDREGYVTNSSNKRLVVNNADEEGNITGDVGALRLDNSNIKPKATSRLDVGINLDSEQTPPTTQPFDPEVSNSYNHSTSLTVYDSLGNGHLATMYYVKGEEPNTWETHMFVNGKSAKGEQTPPYTGDTLKFDGSGALASINGEAVPPGMVSYSGIDVGAGGDPLNIDVNLLSATPTTQFGTKFNVNALSQNGFTSGRLSGFDIDDAGMIKARYSNGQSKVLGQVSLADFSNPQGLRPLGDTTWAESFASGAALNGTPGSGSLGSIQSGALEGSNVDLTGELVKMITAQRNFQANAQVITTADTVTQTIINIR; this comes from the coding sequence ATGCCATTTCGTTCAGCATTAAGTGGGATTAACGCCGCGTCGGAAGATCTCAAGGTCATTGGTAACAACGTGTCCAATGCCAGTACCAGCGGTTTCAAGAAAGCGCGTGCCGAATTTGCCGATGTCTATGCGGCAACGCAGGGCGGATCGTCCAACGCCATCGGGTCGGGCGTGCGCCTGGCCTCGGTTAATCAGAATTTCGGGCAGGGCAACATCGAGTTTACCGATAACAAGATGGATCTGGCGATCAATGGGCGCGGGTTCTTCGTCCTGGATAACAACGGTACACGCGAATACACCCGCGCCGGATCTTTCCAGGTGGATCGGGAAGGCTATGTGACCAACAGCAGCAACAAACGCCTGGTGGTCAATAATGCGGACGAGGAAGGCAACATTACCGGTGATGTCGGTGCCCTGCGACTGGATAATTCCAATATCAAACCAAAAGCCACGTCACGGCTTGATGTGGGCATCAATCTCGATAGCGAGCAGACTCCGCCGACGACCCAGCCGTTCGATCCCGAAGTGTCCAATTCCTACAATCATTCAACCTCGCTGACGGTCTATGACTCTCTGGGTAACGGGCATCTGGCTACCATGTATTACGTCAAGGGCGAAGAACCCAATACCTGGGAAACGCACATGTTCGTGAACGGTAAAAGTGCCAAGGGCGAACAGACGCCACCGTATACCGGTGACACCCTGAAGTTTGACGGTTCAGGCGCGCTGGCATCTATTAATGGCGAGGCCGTGCCGCCGGGGATGGTGAGTTACAGCGGGATTGATGTCGGTGCCGGTGGCGATCCTCTGAATATTGATGTCAACCTGCTGTCCGCGACACCGACGACGCAGTTCGGCACCAAATTCAATGTGAACGCGCTGTCACAAAATGGTTTTACGTCCGGTCGTCTGAGCGGCTTTGATATCGATGATGCGGGCATGATCAAGGCGCGTTACAGCAACGGTCAGTCCAAGGTGCTCGGTCAGGTCAGTCTGGCTGATTTCTCAAACCCGCAGGGCCTGCGTCCACTTGGGGATACCACCTGGGCGGAAAGTTTTGCGTCCGGGGCGGCCCTGAACGGTACACCCGGTTCCGGCAGTCTGGGTTCGATCCAGTCCGGGGCCCTGGAAGGTTCGAATGTGGATCTGACCGGCGAGCTGGTCAAAATGATAACCGCGCAACGGAATTTCCAGGCCAACGCCCAGGTGATCACCACCGCGGATACCGTTACCCAGACCATTATCAATATTCGTTAA
- the flgJ gene encoding flagellar assembly peptidoglycan hydrolase FlgJ, which produces MADLSRLRYQSQQDPRATLREVAKQFEGVFMQMVLKSMREASFGDPIFDSNQSELYRDMFDKQISLEMTRGQGLGLADNLVRQLDQYLPPGGESSPVQRQPATAASLPAVSLAPSMPARQSQSDGVQKARPDLEFESPEEFVETLWPLARSAAQELDAAPEALVAQAALETGWGKYMLRHGDGQPTFNLFNIKAGQEWQGDRVMKQTLEYRDGLPVQERAPFRAYDSLEESFHDYVAFLRSNPRYGEALQQSASPEQFVRSLQRAGYATDPEYADKILDIMQRHVLQQPVARQDVEHVQATG; this is translated from the coding sequence ATGGCGGATCTGTCGCGTCTGCGTTATCAGTCGCAGCAGGATCCACGCGCGACCCTGCGCGAGGTGGCCAAGCAGTTCGAGGGGGTGTTTATGCAAATGGTGCTCAAGAGCATGCGCGAGGCGAGCTTTGGCGATCCGATTTTCGATAGCAATCAGAGCGAGCTGTATCGCGACATGTTCGACAAGCAGATATCCCTGGAGATGACCCGGGGCCAGGGGCTGGGGCTGGCCGACAATCTGGTGCGGCAGCTGGATCAATATTTGCCGCCTGGCGGCGAATCCTCGCCGGTTCAGCGTCAGCCGGCGACGGCCGCCAGTCTGCCGGCGGTCAGTCTTGCGCCATCGATGCCAGCCCGCCAGAGCCAGTCCGACGGGGTTCAAAAGGCCCGGCCGGATCTGGAATTCGAGAGTCCCGAGGAGTTTGTCGAGACGCTGTGGCCGTTGGCCCGGTCAGCAGCGCAGGAGCTGGATGCGGCACCGGAAGCGCTGGTGGCACAGGCGGCGCTGGAAACCGGCTGGGGCAAATATATGTTGCGCCATGGCGATGGTCAGCCAACGTTCAATCTGTTCAATATCAAGGCCGGGCAGGAGTGGCAGGGCGACAGGGTCATGAAGCAGACGCTGGAATACCGCGACGGTCTGCCGGTGCAGGAGCGGGCGCCGTTTCGGGCCTACGATTCGCTGGAAGAGAGCTTCCACGATTATGTGGCGTTTTTGCGCAGTAATCCCCGTTATGGCGAAGCCCTGCAACAATCGGCTTCACCGGAACAGTTTGTCCGTTCCCTGCAACGCGCCGGTTATGCCACGGATCCCGAGTATGCCGACAAGATACTCGACATTATGCAGCGTCATGTCCTGCAGCAGCCCGTGGCCCGACAGGATGTCGAGCATGTACAGGCGACCGGTTAA
- the flgM gene encoding flagellar biosynthesis anti-sigma factor FlgM encodes MANDINSINTNRPQQAARDIAERVKSEARSSTSEQNQNGNEGSDKVSLTSTASKLKDIERSIGSDAPVNQDRVNQVKDALSRGEYRVDADRVADKMIDFETSLRR; translated from the coding sequence ATGGCGAACGACATCAACAGCATTAACACCAACCGGCCCCAGCAGGCCGCCAGGGATATTGCCGAGCGTGTCAAAAGCGAGGCCCGTTCATCGACTTCGGAACAGAACCAGAACGGGAATGAGGGCAGTGACAAGGTCAGCCTGACCAGCACGGCCAGCAAGCTCAAGGACATCGAACGCAGTATCGGCAGCGATGCCCCGGTCAACCAGGATCGGGTCAATCAGGTCAAAGACGCCCTCTCCCGGGGAGAATACCGGGTGGACGCTGATCGGGTCGCCGACAAGATGATCGACTTTGAAACCTCGTTGCGCCGTTAA
- the flgG gene encoding flagellar basal-body rod protein FlgG, with the protein MSGALWVSKTGLEAQQNRLNVVSNNLANVNTTGFKRDRAVFEDLLYQNVRQAGGQSSQATELPSGLSLGTGVRTVATQKMHTQGSLVQTQNPYDMAIQGQGFFQVLMPNGTMAYTRSGEFQVNKDGEMVTSSGYRLQPNITIPEDATSVTIGRDGTVSALQSGDAAPTQVGTIELADFTNPAGLQPRGENLYVQTGASGDPQTGAPDSENFGALFQGSLETSNVNVVEELVNMIETQRAYEMNSKAISTADQMLQFANNNL; encoded by the coding sequence ATGAGCGGCGCATTATGGGTTTCAAAAACCGGTCTGGAAGCGCAGCAAAACCGGTTGAATGTGGTCAGTAATAACCTGGCCAACGTGAATACGACCGGCTTCAAACGGGACCGGGCGGTGTTCGAGGATTTGCTGTACCAGAATGTGCGCCAGGCCGGCGGACAAAGCAGCCAGGCGACCGAGTTGCCGTCCGGTTTGTCACTCGGCACCGGCGTGCGGACCGTCGCAACGCAGAAAATGCATACCCAGGGCAGCCTGGTGCAGACCCAGAATCCCTATGACATGGCGATTCAGGGGCAGGGCTTCTTTCAGGTACTGATGCCCAACGGCACCATGGCCTATACCCGCAGCGGTGAATTTCAGGTGAACAAGGACGGCGAGATGGTGACCTCGTCCGGCTATCGACTGCAACCGAATATCACCATCCCGGAAGATGCCACCAGTGTGACCATCGGTCGTGACGGGACGGTCTCGGCATTGCAGTCGGGCGATGCGGCACCCACTCAAGTCGGTACGATTGAGCTGGCCGATTTTACCAACCCGGCCGGATTACAGCCCAGAGGTGAAAACCTGTATGTCCAGACCGGAGCCAGTGGCGATCCCCAGACCGGGGCCCCGGATTCAGAGAACTTTGGTGCCCTGTTTCAGGGGTCCCTGGAAACTTCCAACGTCAATGTGGTGGAGGAGCTGGTGAATATGATCGAAACCCAGCGGGCCTATGAAATGAATTCCAAGGCCATCTCCACCGCCGATCAGATGTTGCAGTTTGCCAACAACAATCTTTAA
- a CDS encoding flagellar basal body P-ring protein FlgI codes for MLSIKELGFTIVVGLVFVLGLLPGLAQAERIKDVARVAGVRSNQLVGYGLVVGLNGTGDGGGPAAQQSLRNMMTRLGVRIPEGENLEADNVAVVSIHAELPPFSKPGKTIDVTVSSVGGADSLRGGALLMTPLRGVDDNVYAVAQGNLIVSGFGAAGNDGSSITVNVPTVGRIPNGATVERVVDTPFGQEKELVLNLHHPDFTTSTRMARVINRAVGKGTAHSVDPGSVSVNAPTDPAQRVAFVSMLENLTFTPGESPARVIVNSRTGTVVIGKHVQVTPAAVAHGSLTVTITADPMVSQPGPLAGGETAVVPRTDIDVEQADSRMFKFAPGVSLDEIVRAVNEVGAAPGDLVAILEALKEAGALRAELVVI; via the coding sequence ATGCTTTCCATAAAAGAACTGGGTTTTACGATTGTGGTCGGTCTGGTTTTTGTGCTCGGACTGTTGCCGGGGCTGGCTCAGGCGGAGCGCATCAAGGATGTGGCCAGGGTCGCCGGGGTGCGCAGTAACCAGCTGGTCGGTTACGGTCTGGTGGTTGGTTTGAATGGTACCGGTGACGGGGGCGGGCCGGCCGCGCAACAGAGCCTGCGTAATATGATGACCCGCCTCGGTGTACGTATCCCCGAAGGAGAGAATCTGGAAGCCGATAATGTCGCGGTAGTCAGCATCCATGCGGAGTTGCCACCGTTTTCCAAACCGGGCAAAACCATTGATGTCACAGTGTCCTCGGTCGGTGGCGCCGACAGCCTGCGCGGTGGCGCACTGTTGATGACCCCATTGCGCGGCGTGGATGACAATGTGTATGCCGTTGCTCAGGGTAACCTGATAGTCAGCGGTTTTGGCGCGGCCGGCAATGACGGTTCCAGCATAACCGTGAATGTGCCGACGGTCGGCCGCATTCCCAACGGGGCGACGGTGGAGCGCGTGGTGGATACGCCCTTCGGGCAGGAAAAGGAGCTGGTGCTGAATCTGCATCATCCCGATTTTACGACCTCGACCCGCATGGCCCGGGTGATTAATCGCGCGGTTGGCAAGGGTACCGCCCATTCGGTGGATCCCGGTTCGGTCAGTGTGAACGCCCCGACCGACCCGGCGCAACGGGTGGCGTTTGTTTCCATGCTGGAGAATCTCACTTTTACCCCGGGCGAGTCCCCGGCCCGGGTGATCGTCAATTCACGCACCGGCACCGTCGTGATCGGCAAACATGTCCAGGTGACGCCCGCCGCCGTGGCCCACGGCAGCCTGACCGTGACCATTACCGCCGATCCCATGGTCAGTCAGCCGGGACCGCTGGCGGGCGGGGAAACCGCCGTGGTACCGCGTACCGACATCGATGTGGAACAGGCCGACAGTCGGATGTTCAAATTTGCCCCCGGTGTCTCCCTGGATGAAATCGTCCGGGCCGTCAACGAAGTCGGCGCCGCCCCCGGCGATCTGGTCGCCATCCTCGAAGCCCTCAAGGAAGCCGGCGCCCTGCGCGCCGAGCTGGTGGTCATCTAA
- the flgB gene encoding flagellar basal body rod protein FlgB: MPMNFDSVLGIHETALNLQAKRAELLGANLANSDTPGYKARDIDFRAALRDAQELGTNAGPMQATSRRHMQPENYQMGAQVMYRQPLQPSLDGNTVESEVEMGAFSENSMRYMFSLQIVNGRLQKLITAFKGGQ; the protein is encoded by the coding sequence ATGCCAATGAATTTTGACAGTGTACTGGGAATCCACGAGACGGCCCTGAATCTGCAGGCGAAGCGGGCCGAGCTGCTCGGCGCCAACCTCGCCAATTCGGACACACCCGGTTACAAGGCGCGCGATATTGATTTTCGTGCTGCCCTGCGGGATGCCCAGGAGCTGGGCACTAATGCCGGCCCGATGCAGGCGACCAGCCGGCGCCATATGCAGCCGGAGAATTACCAGATGGGGGCGCAGGTTATGTACCGCCAGCCGTTGCAGCCCTCGCTGGATGGTAACACTGTCGAGAGCGAGGTCGAGATGGGCGCGTTTTCCGAGAATTCTATGCGTTACATGTTCTCGTTGCAGATAGTCAATGGTCGTTTGCAAAAACTAATCACCGCGTTCAAGGGAGGCCAGTAA
- a CDS encoding flagellar hook assembly protein FlgD, with protein sequence MDSINKGNATSFESLGLTQPKKPAPGQANGNADTGSQISGKQSDLGQEDFMKLMLTKMNQQDPFKPMEDGEFLSQMAQFSAVSGLKDIKESFSTLSDSLKSNHALQASSMVGRKVMIPGDKAVLPEGGELKGAVDLPTSTGDLKISFYDASGELAHTINKGSQNQGMVNFSWDGKAGASDAGENPSLAQQNPAGTYTVKAEMVVDGKTQSVDPMVMDNVESVSIGKQGQGITLNLANAGSKSMSDVREIM encoded by the coding sequence ATGGACAGTATCAACAAGGGTAATGCCACCTCCTTTGAAAGCCTGGGGCTGACTCAGCCTAAAAAGCCGGCACCGGGGCAGGCAAACGGAAATGCTGACACAGGTTCGCAGATCAGCGGCAAGCAGTCTGATCTGGGGCAGGAAGACTTCATGAAATTGATGCTGACCAAAATGAATCAGCAGGATCCGTTCAAGCCGATGGAAGACGGGGAGTTCCTGAGCCAGATGGCGCAATTCAGTGCGGTCAGTGGCCTCAAGGACATCAAGGAATCATTCAGTACGCTGAGCGATTCCCTCAAGTCGAATCATGCCCTGCAGGCATCGAGCATGGTGGGGCGCAAGGTAATGATACCGGGGGACAAGGCTGTATTGCCCGAAGGCGGTGAACTCAAGGGTGCGGTGGATCTGCCTACCAGCACCGGCGACCTGAAGATATCCTTTTATGACGCCAGTGGTGAGCTGGCTCATACCATTAACAAAGGCAGCCAGAACCAGGGCATGGTGAATTTTAGCTGGGACGGCAAGGCTGGCGCCTCCGATGCCGGTGAGAATCCTTCACTGGCACAACAGAATCCGGCCGGGACCTATACAGTCAAGGCCGAGATGGTGGTCGACGGCAAAACACAGTCTGTTGATCCCATGGTCATGGACAATGTCGAGAGTGTTTCTATCGGGAAACAGGGACAGGGTATTACTTTAAATCTTGCGAACGCCGGCTCGAAGAGCATGAGTGACGTTCGGGAAATTATGTAA
- the flgA gene encoding flagellar basal body P-ring formation chaperone FlgA: MIFRFLTTLRAPRLQRPATAPPRQVTAGAAARAGFVALMLLLLSGLNTSGWAASSDSAAIRQAVEAYLQEQFGPPGKDLDYTINQLDPRLRLAACDEPLRVGFPPGGRQSGYTTLITECRGRNGWKIHVPVSIRRFAEVLVAVRNLPRGTRLSSDDVRAERREISRLNRGYYRRPAEIAGQVLQRSVRQARVLNPASVARPRLVRRGDEITIIARAGNLTIHVKGKALMDGTEGKKIRVRNLRSKEELQATVVGPGKVKVTI, encoded by the coding sequence ATGATTTTCAGATTCCTTACCACATTACGGGCGCCCCGCTTACAACGCCCGGCAACGGCGCCCCCCCGGCAAGTCACTGCCGGCGCCGCCGCGCGTGCCGGTTTTGTGGCGCTGATGCTGCTGTTGTTGTCGGGACTGAATACCTCGGGCTGGGCGGCCAGCAGCGATTCTGCCGCAATCCGCCAGGCTGTGGAAGCCTATTTACAGGAACAATTCGGCCCGCCGGGCAAGGATCTGGATTACACCATCAACCAGCTGGATCCCCGGTTGAGGCTGGCGGCTTGTGACGAGCCCCTGCGGGTCGGTTTCCCGCCGGGCGGTCGCCAGAGCGGTTATACCACGCTCATAACCGAGTGCCGGGGCCGCAATGGCTGGAAGATTCATGTCCCGGTGAGTATTCGCCGTTTTGCCGAGGTCCTGGTGGCGGTGCGCAATTTGCCACGTGGTACCCGCCTGTCGAGCGACGATGTGCGTGCCGAACGCCGGGAGATCTCACGCCTGAATCGGGGCTATTATCGCCGCCCGGCCGAGATCGCAGGCCAGGTATTGCAACGCAGTGTCCGCCAGGCCCGGGTCCTGAATCCGGCCAGTGTCGCCCGCCCCCGGCTGGTGCGCCGCGGCGACGAAATCACGATTATCGCCCGGGCCGGGAACCTGACCATTCACGTCAAGGGCAAGGCGCTGATGGACGGTACCGAGGGCAAAAAAATCCGGGTCCGCAACCTGCGCAGCAAAGAAGAGCTGCAGGCGACAGTGGTCGGTCCCGGGAAGGTGAAAGTAACCATTTGA
- a CDS encoding protein-glutamate O-methyltransferase CheR, translating to MSQPLLSKEEYDAFRHFLEESCGIVLGDNKHYLVTSRLNRLTEEFSFDSLSKMLEALRQNKNQVLRERIIDAMTTNETSWFRDIYPFEILKKDLLPELAAQKPNPLRIWSAASSYGQEAFSIAIAIKEFQQNRPGVWNGNTDILGTDISPTVIRIARDAKYDELSLGRGLSAERRQRYFTDNGDGGWTVKPEIRNMARFSEMNLLKSFSNLGKFDLIFCRNVLIYFSSPIKTDILNRMTQVLKPGGYLFLGGSESPTGYSQAYEMCRFPDGVVYRLKENWKA from the coding sequence GTGAGCCAGCCCTTGTTGTCCAAAGAGGAATATGATGCATTCCGTCATTTTCTGGAAGAGTCCTGCGGCATTGTACTGGGTGATAACAAGCATTACCTGGTCACCAGCCGACTCAACCGGCTGACCGAGGAGTTTTCGTTCGACTCGCTCAGTAAAATGCTCGAGGCCCTGCGTCAGAACAAAAACCAGGTACTGCGCGAGCGCATCATCGATGCGATGACTACCAACGAGACCAGCTGGTTTCGGGACATCTATCCGTTTGAAATACTCAAAAAAGACCTGCTTCCCGAGCTCGCCGCACAAAAACCCAATCCGCTGCGTATCTGGTCGGCGGCCAGCTCCTATGGCCAGGAAGCCTTTTCCATCGCCATCGCTATCAAGGAATTTCAGCAAAATCGCCCCGGTGTCTGGAACGGTAATACGGACATCCTGGGCACCGATATTTCCCCGACCGTGATCCGGATCGCCCGTGATGCCAAATATGACGAACTCAGCCTCGGGCGCGGCCTGAGCGCGGAACGCCGGCAGCGCTATTTCACCGATAACGGCGACGGCGGCTGGACCGTCAAGCCGGAAATCCGCAACATGGCGCGGTTCAGCGAGATGAATCTGCTCAAGAGTTTCAGCAATCTTGGCAAGTTCGATCTGATATTCTGCCGCAACGTGTTGATTTACTTCTCTTCACCGATCAAGACCGACATCCTCAATCGCATGACCCAGGTACTCAAACCGGGCGGCTACCTGTTTCTCGGCGGTTCCGAATCCCCCACCGGTTACAGCCAGGCCTACGAAATGTGCCGCTTCCCCGACGGTGTCGTCTACCGCCTCAAGGAAAACTGGAAAGCCTGA
- the flgC gene encoding flagellar basal body rod protein FlgC has product MSLFNIFDTAGTALNAQSLRLNTTSSNLANANSVSSSTGETYRARHPVFAPIMKQLGGDGSSVGVQVKGVVESQEPLRMEYNPEHPMANEEGYIFLPNVNVVEEMANMISASRSYQTNVEVMNSAKQMMMRTLSMGQ; this is encoded by the coding sequence ATGTCGCTGTTTAATATTTTCGATACCGCCGGAACCGCGCTGAACGCCCAGTCACTTCGGCTGAATACCACTTCCAGTAACCTGGCCAATGCCAACAGTGTCAGCAGCAGCACCGGTGAAACCTATCGAGCGCGTCACCCCGTATTCGCGCCAATCATGAAACAGCTGGGCGGCGATGGCAGCAGTGTTGGTGTGCAGGTGAAGGGCGTGGTGGAGAGCCAGGAGCCGCTGAGGATGGAATACAACCCAGAGCATCCGATGGCCAATGAAGAAGGTTATATCTTTTTGCCCAATGTCAATGTGGTGGAAGAGATGGCCAACATGATTTCGGCATCCCGTTCTTATCAGACCAATGTCGAAGTCATGAATTCCGCCAAACAGATGATGATGCGTACCCTTTCAATGGGTCAGTAA